A portion of the Oceanidesulfovibrio indonesiensis genome contains these proteins:
- a CDS encoding response regulator → MAKSYRILVVDDEAVFRNNLLRMLNAKGYEAEGAASGEDALQAVSQGDFDVVLLDLKMPGMSGEDVLKGIRESGSDAEIIVLTGHVTLEGGVSLIQEGAFDYQVKPITQALLLDSIKLACEERELKRLLDSDAAQPLT, encoded by the coding sequence ATGGCAAAAAGTTACCGTATATTGGTGGTGGATGACGAAGCAGTGTTCCGGAATAATCTTCTCAGAATGCTTAACGCCAAAGGTTATGAGGCTGAGGGGGCGGCGAGTGGCGAAGATGCTCTGCAGGCAGTATCGCAGGGCGATTTCGACGTGGTGCTGCTCGACCTGAAAATGCCTGGAATGTCTGGGGAAGACGTCCTGAAGGGCATCCGTGAGTCAGGCTCCGATGCCGAAATTATCGTACTCACCGGCCACGTTACCCTGGAGGGGGGCGTTTCTCTTATCCAAGAAGGAGCATTCGACTACCAGGTCAAGCCAATCACGCAGGCTCTGCTGCTCGACAGCATCAAGCTCGCCTGCGAAGAACGTGAACTTAAACGGTTGCTCGACAGCGATGCGGCACAACCTTTGACGTAA
- a CDS encoding PEP/pyruvate-binding domain-containing protein has translation MQLRGWLERLCAKVNPKREPLDSEALEELRRKHNARCIAFKLLIAANNQALEIMSDMESAQEGERLFGMHYVRSQCARVLANVHQILVQFQDLGGPCPELFEQFSIIQGKIYSELASASRASSGPLLLNISDVWREHVDSVGPKVASLAHAARRLNLNTPEGFVVTAQASDAFLGREELASFIDARIQAADVNRPDELFTMSSAIQQAILKSNLPEEVQSQIKEAANKIQAKFGDSVRWAVRSSALGEDLLEASFAGQYRTVLNVPTEDIAESCKQVIASKYGVTAISYRLAKGVEEEDAQMCVACMRMVNAASGGVVYTQDPLGDHPGRMIITAALGLPKSVVDGEAQSDIFILDRRTLEVVESNVALKRSKLICDLESGIQQVEISQEEGAKASLGEMAIELIARSALRLEQHFGHPQDVEFAFDQEGQLYILQTRPLQVHEKVVGNAPQQVHEDAEVLVCGGMTASQGAAAGEVFILRKDIDAVRCPDKAVAVTKMASPRWAPLLHRISALVTEQGTVAGHLGNVAREFNVPAIFGLNGCVEKLENVGLVTVDADSRTIYAGMIYELLRKRPHKPRPMLGSSVHERLERVMQHIAPLNLLDPKASDFAPANCSTLHDITRYCHEKAVGVMFSSEKDQYGLHQLSKQLFHKVPMQYWVIDLGCGTTGEDRGKFILLEDILSRPMLCIWEGMTAKPMESAPIDMKGFMSVLTEAATNPNLEAASESGFMMRNYFMVSDEFCNLQSRFGFHFCTVESCMGDIAAENYAAFQFKGGAADMRRRVLRAEMIRDILEEFDFRTEVKQDALFARIEGLDKEATGKRLKILGYMIIHTRQLDMVMANATVAASKKESMLQDVYKMLEK, from the coding sequence ATGCAGTTGCGAGGATGGCTTGAGCGGTTGTGCGCCAAGGTGAACCCGAAAAGGGAGCCCCTTGACTCAGAGGCGTTGGAAGAGTTGCGACGTAAACATAATGCGCGCTGTATTGCCTTCAAACTTCTTATCGCAGCGAACAATCAAGCACTTGAAATCATGTCGGATATGGAGAGCGCTCAAGAGGGTGAACGACTTTTCGGCATGCATTACGTCCGCAGCCAGTGTGCGCGTGTCCTTGCAAACGTTCATCAGATCCTTGTTCAGTTCCAGGATCTTGGAGGCCCATGTCCGGAACTGTTCGAACAGTTTTCGATCATCCAGGGCAAAATTTACAGTGAACTTGCTTCTGCCTCGCGAGCGAGCAGCGGACCGTTATTGTTGAACATCTCTGATGTCTGGCGTGAGCATGTGGACAGCGTCGGCCCCAAAGTGGCGAGTCTTGCCCACGCTGCCCGAAGGCTGAATTTGAACACTCCGGAAGGGTTTGTAGTGACTGCTCAGGCCAGCGACGCATTTCTCGGACGAGAGGAACTTGCATCATTCATAGATGCGCGTATCCAGGCGGCCGATGTGAACCGCCCCGATGAGCTTTTCACAATGAGCTCGGCCATCCAGCAAGCCATTCTCAAATCCAATTTACCGGAGGAAGTACAGTCCCAGATAAAGGAGGCCGCAAATAAGATTCAAGCCAAATTCGGCGACAGTGTGCGCTGGGCCGTGAGAAGCAGCGCTCTTGGCGAAGACCTGCTGGAGGCTTCTTTCGCTGGTCAGTACCGCACCGTGCTCAATGTCCCAACTGAGGATATTGCAGAGAGCTGCAAGCAAGTCATCGCGAGTAAGTATGGCGTCACGGCCATAAGCTACCGGTTGGCAAAGGGCGTTGAAGAGGAAGACGCCCAAATGTGCGTAGCCTGCATGCGGATGGTAAATGCCGCTTCCGGAGGTGTCGTTTACACACAGGACCCTCTTGGAGATCATCCGGGACGGATGATCATAACGGCGGCACTCGGCCTGCCCAAGTCGGTGGTGGATGGCGAGGCGCAATCCGACATCTTTATTCTCGACCGGCGTACCCTGGAAGTTGTTGAAAGCAATGTAGCACTGAAACGCTCAAAGCTTATCTGCGACCTGGAGAGCGGAATCCAGCAGGTGGAGATCTCCCAGGAAGAAGGGGCGAAAGCTTCCCTCGGGGAGATGGCTATCGAGCTCATCGCGAGATCTGCGCTCCGTTTGGAACAGCATTTTGGCCACCCGCAGGATGTGGAGTTCGCTTTCGACCAAGAAGGGCAGTTGTACATTCTACAAACCAGGCCTCTTCAGGTTCACGAGAAGGTTGTTGGAAATGCCCCCCAGCAAGTACATGAGGATGCGGAAGTGCTGGTTTGCGGTGGCATGACAGCGAGCCAGGGTGCGGCTGCCGGTGAAGTATTCATCCTCCGCAAAGACATCGACGCAGTGCGTTGTCCGGACAAGGCTGTGGCAGTGACGAAAATGGCTTCGCCTAGATGGGCTCCGCTGTTGCATCGGATATCAGCTCTGGTGACTGAGCAGGGGACTGTAGCAGGTCATCTCGGAAACGTGGCCCGGGAGTTCAATGTACCAGCGATTTTTGGGTTGAATGGATGCGTCGAAAAGCTGGAGAACGTCGGGCTTGTAACTGTGGATGCTGACTCCAGAACAATTTACGCAGGCATGATTTACGAGCTGCTCCGGAAGCGGCCTCATAAGCCACGCCCCATGCTGGGTTCTTCGGTCCATGAGAGACTCGAACGGGTGATGCAACACATTGCACCGCTGAATCTGCTTGATCCCAAGGCATCGGATTTCGCTCCAGCCAATTGCAGTACGCTTCACGACATTACTCGATACTGTCATGAAAAAGCAGTAGGGGTCATGTTTTCGAGCGAAAAAGATCAATATGGTTTGCATCAGTTGAGCAAGCAACTTTTTCACAAAGTCCCTATGCAGTACTGGGTGATCGATCTGGGCTGCGGGACAACTGGAGAGGATAGAGGTAAATTCATTCTTCTTGAAGACATATTGAGCAGGCCCATGCTGTGCATTTGGGAGGGCATGACAGCGAAACCGATGGAGTCCGCTCCAATTGACATGAAAGGATTCATGTCTGTGCTGACAGAGGCGGCTACTAACCCGAACCTGGAAGCTGCATCTGAGTCGGGATTTATGATGCGCAACTATTTCATGGTTTCCGATGAATTCTGCAACCTCCAGTCACGTTTCGGATTCCATTTCTGCACAGTGGAATCCTGCATGGGAGATATTGCTGCTGAAAATTACGCGGCCTTCCAATTTAAAGGTGGAGCTGCAGACATGCGGCGGCGCGTACTGCGTGCTGAAATGATACGCGATATTCTGGAGGAGTTCGATTTTCGTACGGAGGTGAAACAGGACGCCCTCTTTGCACGGATCGAAGGTTTAGACAAAGAAGCCACCGGGAAGAGGCTCAAAATATTGGGATATATGATTATACATACACGACAGCTGGACATGGTTATGGCGAACGCAACTGTAGCTGCATCAAAAAAAGAATCCATGCTACAGGATGTTTACAAGATGCTCGAAAAGTAA
- a CDS encoding DUF4372 domain-containing protein, which translates to MELVSKQLTQKENLDVAHHNTILSQLLSLIPRHDFERLERKHSSGRQPRIFTRWSQFVCLA; encoded by the coding sequence ATGGAATTGGTGTCTAAGCAACTCACACAAAAGGAGAATTTGGACGTGGCACACCATAACACAATCCTTTCTCAACTGCTATCCTTGATCCCCAGACATGATTTTGAGCGCCTTGAACGCAAGCACTCCAGCGGACGCCAACCACGCATTTTCACCCGGTGGAGCCAGTTTGTATGCCTGGCCTT
- a CDS encoding sensor histidine kinase: MVKRNYRRLRWRLIWAIIGFSMIPLMGLGFVLFDKFDSAYEEKAEQNLRTIVDNKQRAIDLFLKEKVSFLKTLAYSYTFEEINDDQAIAGLFRNIESSSNDFVDIGVIDSRGMHVAYRGPYSVADVDYSEERWFFEVMLRGVYVSDVFMGFRNFPHFIIAVQRKEGDKFWILRATVNLEVFNSLVQTVQIGKRGDAYLVNKDNILQTPSRFRTPVLTESRMPEMPTRFTGVAVEKRMIDSEPRLLGMTWLSTVDWLLVISEDPREEMSPMIKAEFNAFLVFLAGTIIVCIGAVFVTNRMVLKIMAADKEAAALDASLLQSNKMAALGKMAAGIAHEVNNPLTLIRESAGWVKDLVAEEDPAAIKNYDEINQTLDKIDRHVERAKSVTHRMLGFGRRMEPRQEGVNVNTIVNETLKFLESEALYRNIEIDKNFDPNIPLITNDPIQMQQVFLNVIDNAIDAIDHDGTITLRSGVTNEGNEVFVSISDTGKGIPPDQLEKVFDPFYTTKKVGEGTGLGLSIVFGILERLGGRIFAESKVGEGSTFTITFPFG, encoded by the coding sequence ATGGTGAAGCGTAACTACAGAAGGCTGCGTTGGAGGCTTATTTGGGCAATCATCGGGTTTTCCATGATTCCTTTAATGGGCCTTGGCTTCGTGCTTTTCGATAAGTTCGACAGTGCGTACGAAGAAAAGGCCGAGCAAAATCTCAGAACTATAGTCGATAATAAGCAGCGGGCCATTGACTTGTTTCTTAAAGAAAAGGTTTCTTTCCTTAAAACTCTTGCATATAGCTATACATTCGAAGAGATAAATGATGACCAAGCTATTGCGGGATTGTTCAGAAATATTGAATCGAGTTCTAATGATTTTGTTGATATAGGGGTGATAGATTCCAGGGGGATGCATGTTGCTTACAGAGGGCCATATAGTGTTGCCGACGTGGATTATAGTGAAGAGCGTTGGTTTTTCGAGGTCATGTTGCGAGGTGTCTATGTAAGTGACGTGTTTATGGGGTTTAGGAATTTCCCTCACTTCATTATTGCCGTGCAGCGCAAAGAAGGCGATAAATTTTGGATACTTCGAGCCACAGTGAATCTGGAGGTTTTCAATTCACTTGTTCAGACTGTTCAGATCGGCAAGCGTGGCGATGCATACCTTGTAAACAAGGACAATATTCTTCAAACACCATCACGTTTTCGGACTCCAGTGTTGACTGAGAGCCGAATGCCGGAAATGCCGACACGTTTTACTGGCGTTGCAGTCGAAAAACGCATGATCGACTCCGAACCCAGACTCCTGGGAATGACATGGCTCAGTACCGTTGACTGGCTGCTTGTGATCAGTGAGGACCCGCGTGAAGAGATGAGTCCAATGATCAAAGCGGAGTTCAATGCTTTTCTGGTTTTCCTTGCAGGTACGATAATAGTGTGCATTGGCGCAGTGTTTGTGACCAACCGTATGGTGCTAAAGATCATGGCGGCGGACAAAGAAGCGGCGGCTCTTGATGCTTCACTTCTCCAGTCCAACAAAATGGCTGCGTTGGGCAAGATGGCCGCAGGAATTGCACATGAAGTAAATAACCCTCTTACACTAATTCGCGAGAGTGCGGGGTGGGTTAAAGATTTAGTTGCAGAAGAAGATCCTGCAGCCATAAAAAACTACGACGAAATCAATCAAACATTGGACAAGATAGATCGACATGTAGAGCGCGCAAAAAGTGTGACGCACCGCATGCTCGGGTTTGGCAGGCGTATGGAGCCGCGCCAGGAAGGAGTAAATGTAAACACTATAGTCAACGAAACACTAAAATTTCTTGAAAGTGAGGCTTTGTATCGAAATATTGAAATCGACAAGAACTTTGATCCTAACATTCCGCTTATTACCAACGACCCCATTCAAATGCAGCAGGTTTTTTTGAATGTGATAGATAATGCCATTGACGCTATCGACCACGATGGGACAATTACTTTGCGTTCTGGTGTCACAAATGAAGGAAATGAAGTTTTCGTATCTATCTCCGACACCGGAAAAGGTATCCCCCCAGACCAGTTGGAAAAAGTGTTTGACCCGTTTTATACGACCAAAAAAGTCGGCGAGGGCACGGGGTTGGGACTGTCGATCGTATTCGGAATTCTCGAGCGACTCGGCGGGCGCATTTTTGCGGAAAGTAAGGTAGGAGAGGGTTCAACGTTCACAATAACCTTTCCGTTTGGATGA
- a CDS encoding sensor histidine kinase — translation MSRKWAWGIPGLIHPELFLLASLRGVLFHLVLVPLLVVLSCLMAGGGLSATTVFFGVAGGLAVLGSGLMQLHTASKALRRSSILDEQLMQSRKMAAIGEMSSGIAHEINTPLGVITQEVEWLRHLAQEKGIGAEEEFKDSLDQIESQVARCTEITHGMLNFARAMHLVEQRTDVNRLVEDMVRWVEREAVERNIHFERRYDALLPEIGTDAPMLRHVVLNLLNNATQAVDHDGTVIVTTARNDADHILIQVADTGPGIPQEHLESIFHPFFTTKPPGKGTGLGLSICLSIVTKLGGTIKVESKLGKGATFTVRLPFGQAQAKGPETSKNAENPKHLGQ, via the coding sequence ATGAGCAGGAAATGGGCATGGGGCATACCGGGGTTGATTCATCCGGAATTATTCCTTCTTGCCTCGTTGCGCGGGGTGCTATTCCATCTGGTATTGGTGCCCCTCCTTGTGGTTTTGTCCTGCCTCATGGCTGGAGGTGGACTGAGTGCGACGACAGTCTTTTTTGGAGTTGCAGGAGGATTGGCCGTTCTTGGATCGGGGCTTATGCAACTCCATACGGCCTCGAAGGCATTGCGTCGCTCATCGATTCTCGACGAACAACTCATGCAGTCGCGCAAGATGGCGGCCATCGGCGAGATGTCCTCTGGCATAGCCCATGAGATCAATACGCCGCTGGGCGTCATTACCCAGGAAGTCGAATGGCTCCGGCATCTTGCGCAGGAGAAGGGGATTGGAGCCGAGGAAGAGTTCAAAGACTCCCTCGATCAGATCGAAAGCCAGGTGGCACGGTGCACGGAGATCACCCACGGGATGCTCAACTTTGCCAGGGCAATGCATCTCGTTGAGCAACGTACCGACGTCAATCGTCTTGTGGAGGATATGGTTCGCTGGGTGGAGCGTGAAGCCGTGGAAAGGAACATCCATTTTGAGCGACGCTACGACGCATTGTTACCCGAGATTGGCACCGACGCCCCTATGCTGCGGCACGTGGTCCTGAACCTTTTGAACAACGCAACTCAGGCCGTGGACCACGACGGCACAGTCATTGTGACCACTGCGCGGAACGATGCCGACCATATATTAATCCAGGTGGCGGACACTGGACCAGGGATTCCACAAGAGCATCTCGAATCGATTTTCCACCCGTTTTTTACGACGAAACCTCCAGGCAAGGGTACAGGTCTCGGTCTGTCCATTTGTCTCAGCATAGTCACCAAGCTCGGCGGCACCATCAAAGTGGAGAGCAAGCTGGGTAAAGGGGCCACATTCACCGTACGTTTGCCATTCGGGCAGGCTCAGGCAAAAGGGCCGGAGACGAGTAAGAATGCAGAGAATCCAAAACATCTCGGCCAATGA
- a CDS encoding response regulator — MASINVLLVDDETEFLELMSKRLSKRNVNLVTAESGEQALEILRAKSFDVVVLDVKMPGMSGIDVLREIRRSKPDVVAVMLTGHADLDYVEEGLALGAFDYLIKPVAFDELFAKITDAWRKRRNEF; from the coding sequence ATGGCTTCTATTAACGTGCTCTTGGTCGACGACGAAACAGAGTTCCTTGAGCTCATGAGTAAGCGTTTGAGTAAGCGAAACGTGAACCTCGTCACTGCGGAAAGTGGCGAGCAAGCGCTGGAAATTTTACGGGCTAAGAGTTTCGATGTCGTTGTCCTGGACGTCAAAATGCCGGGCATGAGCGGCATCGACGTCCTGCGAGAAATTCGGCGTTCAAAGCCGGATGTTGTGGCCGTTATGCTCACAGGCCATGCCGATCTCGATTACGTAGAGGAAGGGTTGGCTCTCGGGGCCTTTGACTATCTTATCAAGCCGGTAGCCTTCGACGAACTCTTTGCCAAAATCACAGATGCTTGGCGCAAGCGGCGCAACGAGTTTTGA
- a CDS encoding PEP/pyruvate-binding domain-containing protein has translation MFKKFRSLFSLRAGTPEDEQRIVESFKDKYNNFRDLLESNSELLQIIAELQDALTGETIFGTAFLRSQAARATFHGSRIVASLNGMSGGRYHALETTAARLHAQIRDVVSPEHPAGDIPYVMPYSSIDKNSVDWVGGKNANLGEMSTVLELAVPRGFAITTAAYRDILAHNDILDAIQSISQEIIPDDTKSMIQGSEDIQRLILSASIPPDVAAEIEHAWEVHFEAAGVSGVAVRSSAVGEDSELSYAGQYLSILNVTRERLLTSYLMVLASLFTPRAISYRLYKGVPLEETAMSVACLEMVDSLASGVMYSRHPYNPADDNVLINAVWGLGPYAVDGVVSPDTYRVGKATAQLLSREVSHKVVQLISKPEGGVEERPVPLELVDAPCLDESRIMQLAEFSTLLETHYGCPQDTEWAFDRKGRVVLLQTRPLGIDLTPPKGIARAEPVPGYQVLLEGGEAACPGVGCGPVRHVEREEDIADFPSGAVLVARHSSPKYVVIMRNSAAVVTDSGSVTGHMASLAREFKVPALLNTHDATSKLQDGEIVTVDAWSRRIYAGKVVELLKGSSSRQSIMKGTPVHEKLQRLAALIVPLTLTDPKSKYFTPENCKTLHDVMRYAHERSYAEMFSINDVTSHQSSLTVRLDAPVPFDLYLIDLGDGVAPEYAGHRNVPLDSIRSVPFRALLQGMMHEGLQSREPRPIHLKGFLSVLSQQVLSPPNLANERFGDRSYALISEKYVNFSSRVGYHYGIIDAYCGLTVNKNYVNFEFKGGAADEMRRNRRARAIARILGNLGFDVEATGDRVVARYQKYEQEETEERLDALGRLLIFTRQMDMLMNSEQSVEHAVECFLAGRYDLSDARS, from the coding sequence ATGTTCAAGAAATTTCGTTCATTGTTCTCACTTCGGGCCGGCACGCCGGAAGATGAGCAGCGCATTGTCGAGTCATTCAAGGACAAGTATAATAATTTCAGAGATCTTCTCGAATCAAATTCCGAACTCTTGCAGATCATAGCCGAATTGCAGGATGCGTTGACCGGGGAAACCATTTTTGGCACGGCTTTTCTGCGTTCCCAGGCTGCCCGCGCAACCTTCCATGGGTCCCGAATCGTAGCCAGCTTGAACGGCATGTCCGGGGGACGCTACCATGCGCTCGAAACGACAGCAGCCCGATTGCACGCGCAAATCCGTGACGTCGTGTCCCCCGAGCACCCAGCTGGCGACATTCCCTATGTCATGCCCTACAGTTCTATCGATAAAAATTCCGTCGACTGGGTCGGGGGCAAGAACGCCAATCTCGGCGAAATGTCGACCGTTCTTGAACTTGCCGTCCCCAGGGGATTTGCCATCACGACAGCCGCGTACAGGGATATCCTGGCGCACAACGACATCCTCGATGCCATTCAGTCGATTTCCCAGGAGATCATTCCGGACGACACGAAGAGCATGATCCAGGGCAGTGAAGATATTCAACGCCTGATTCTCAGCGCGTCCATCCCGCCAGATGTGGCCGCGGAAATCGAACATGCCTGGGAGGTGCACTTCGAAGCAGCCGGCGTATCGGGCGTGGCGGTGCGCAGCAGCGCCGTGGGAGAGGACAGCGAGCTCTCCTATGCCGGCCAATACCTAAGCATCCTCAATGTTACGCGGGAACGACTGCTCACAAGCTATCTCATGGTCCTTGCGAGCCTTTTCACCCCCCGGGCCATTTCATACAGGCTGTACAAGGGCGTCCCTCTAGAAGAAACAGCCATGAGCGTCGCCTGTCTCGAGATGGTGGATTCACTCGCGAGCGGAGTCATGTATTCCCGCCACCCCTACAACCCTGCGGACGATAACGTCCTGATCAATGCCGTTTGGGGGCTGGGCCCTTACGCTGTGGATGGCGTGGTTTCGCCTGACACATACCGGGTCGGCAAAGCAACGGCTCAACTGCTGAGCAGAGAAGTATCACACAAAGTCGTCCAACTCATTTCGAAACCTGAAGGCGGCGTGGAGGAACGGCCGGTGCCCCTGGAACTGGTCGATGCCCCATGTCTTGACGAGTCCCGGATCATGCAACTCGCTGAATTCTCGACCTTGCTGGAAACGCACTATGGATGTCCACAGGACACCGAGTGGGCATTTGATCGCAAAGGCAGAGTTGTTCTCTTGCAGACTCGACCTCTCGGGATAGACCTGACGCCCCCCAAAGGCATCGCGCGGGCCGAGCCAGTTCCCGGTTACCAAGTGCTTTTGGAGGGCGGCGAAGCTGCTTGCCCCGGAGTAGGCTGCGGCCCCGTGCGCCATGTGGAGAGGGAAGAGGACATCGCGGACTTCCCTTCCGGAGCCGTTCTCGTTGCAAGACACTCATCGCCCAAATATGTCGTGATCATGAGGAACTCGGCAGCCGTGGTCACGGACTCCGGAAGCGTCACCGGGCACATGGCATCGCTTGCCCGAGAGTTCAAAGTGCCAGCTTTGCTCAACACGCACGATGCCACATCAAAGCTCCAGGACGGCGAAATCGTAACCGTGGATGCGTGGTCGCGGCGCATCTATGCCGGCAAGGTAGTCGAGCTGCTGAAAGGATCCTCGTCGAGACAAAGCATAATGAAGGGAACTCCTGTCCATGAAAAACTCCAACGCCTTGCCGCGCTAATCGTTCCGCTCACCCTGACTGATCCGAAATCCAAGTATTTCACACCGGAGAACTGCAAAACATTGCATGATGTGATGCGTTACGCACACGAGCGATCCTACGCCGAAATGTTCTCCATCAACGACGTCACGTCACATCAAAGCAGCCTGACAGTTCGACTTGATGCGCCCGTTCCTTTTGACCTTTACCTTATTGATCTCGGTGATGGTGTCGCCCCCGAGTATGCCGGTCATCGCAACGTCCCCCTGGATTCTATCCGTTCCGTTCCCTTCAGGGCATTGCTGCAAGGAATGATGCACGAGGGCCTGCAGAGCCGGGAACCCAGGCCAATCCACCTGAAAGGATTTCTTTCAGTGCTCTCACAGCAGGTGCTCTCTCCACCGAACCTTGCGAACGAGCGCTTCGGAGATCGCAGCTATGCGCTCATTTCGGAAAAGTATGTGAATTTCAGCTCGCGAGTGGGTTACCATTATGGAATCATTGACGCCTACTGCGGCCTTACGGTGAACAAAAACTATGTGAACTTCGAATTCAAGGGTGGGGCCGCTGATGAAATGCGGCGCAACCGGCGCGCACGGGCAATTGCCCGGATTCTCGGGAACCTAGGTTTCGATGTGGAAGCAACAGGCGATCGAGTGGTCGCCCGCTATCAGAAATACGAACAGGAGGAGACGGAAGAGCGCCTGGACGCCTTGGGGCGCTTGCTTATTTTTACCCGGCAGATGGACATGCTCATGAACAGCGAGCAGAGCGTCGAACATGCCGTCGAGTGCTTCCTCGCAGGACGATATGACCTCTCGGACGCCCGTAGCTGA
- a CDS encoding response regulator: MKIEVPNVRVLVVDDDERFRTNAVKILSTLGFAVEGAASGAETLERIMGEEFDVVVLDQKMPGMSGVETLESMRKKGCTAEVIILTGHASVDDAVMGMNLGAADYLLKPVASEQIAEKIITAYERKVDKARKLGK; encoded by the coding sequence ATGAAAATAGAGGTGCCAAACGTCAGGGTTCTTGTGGTGGACGATGACGAACGTTTCAGAACCAATGCAGTAAAAATTCTATCAACATTGGGATTTGCTGTGGAAGGTGCCGCAAGCGGAGCCGAGACTTTGGAACGGATCATGGGCGAGGAATTCGACGTGGTCGTTCTTGATCAGAAAATGCCCGGCATGAGCGGTGTGGAAACGCTGGAGTCCATGCGAAAAAAGGGATGCACGGCAGAGGTGATCATCCTGACAGGACATGCTTCCGTGGATGATGCCGTTATGGGCATGAATCTCGGAGCGGCAGATTATCTCCTGAAGCCAGTCGCTTCTGAGCAGATCGCGGAGAAAATTATTACCGCTTACGAAAGGAAAGTGGATAAAGCTCGGAAACTCGGAAAGTGA
- a CDS encoding sigma-54-dependent transcriptional regulator yields MEETSPKILVVDDEVDFLELFVKRFQKRGHNVAAVESGHEALAYLEENPVDVVVLDVKMPRMNGIEALKEIKKRHPLVEVIMLTGHGSVESGIQGISHGAYDYVMKPFNLEDLVYRIGKANERRQLLLGESIG; encoded by the coding sequence ATGGAAGAGACCTCTCCCAAAATTCTCGTTGTCGATGATGAAGTCGATTTTCTTGAGTTATTCGTCAAGCGCTTCCAAAAACGTGGACACAACGTAGCAGCAGTCGAAAGCGGGCATGAAGCCCTCGCGTATCTGGAAGAGAATCCCGTTGATGTCGTGGTCCTTGATGTAAAGATGCCAAGGATGAACGGTATCGAAGCCCTCAAGGAGATCAAAAAGCGTCACCCTTTGGTGGAAGTAATTATGCTTACAGGGCACGGGTCCGTCGAGTCCGGAATCCAGGGAATTAGCCATGGCGCCTACGATTATGTGATGAAGCCGTTCAATCTGGAGGACCTCGTCTATCGCATCGGCAAGGCTAACGAACGTAGACAGTTGCTTCTTGGTGAGTCGATAGGATGA